TACTGGTTCCAAGTGATGTTCCTGGGCGAGGAGCCCGCGGGGCCGCTCACCGGGGCGACCGACGACGATCCCGACCCTGAGATGCGGACAGCAGTCGACATTCCGTTGCCCCGGCTTCTTGCCGAGTACGAGGAGCAGAGTGCGCGCTACCGCCGCCTGGTGTCCGACCACGACCTGAACTCAACGGCCAGGCGTTCCATCAGCGACGGCCGCAACGTAGACCTCCGGTGGGTGATCCTCCACCTCATCGAGGAGACGTCCCGCCACAACGGTCACCTTGATGTCGTGCGTGAGCTCGTCGACGGGCGGACCGGCGCCTGAAACCGGTCGTGCGGGTTGCGAGCGGAGCCCCAGTCGGATCGCTGCCACGGTGGCGGTGCGGTGGAAGACGTGGGCCCGCTTGTCGAAGCCGGTCGGCCTGCCGCCTCGGCTGCCGCGGCGCTTGCGGTTGGCCCGCTGGTCCTTCGGCTCGGGGACGGTGTGCTTGATCCGGCGTCTTCGCGGGTAGCGGCGGTTTCACCGGGATGAGTACGCCTTGTCGCCGCCGAGGTGATCGGGCCGGGTGCGGGGACGGCCGCCGTCCCGGCGGGCGGCCCGGACACGTTCCATGACCGGGATGAGCTGCGGGGTGTCACCCCACTGGCCCGACGCCCGCCTCGCTGCCCGCCCTCGGGCAGGTGCGGCTTCAGCCGAGCCCACTCGTCACCCGTCGGATCTCCCCCCCATGCCCATGCCGACGGGCCGGAGCCCCGGCAGTCACAAGATCCGCCGGACCGGGCCCGGTCGCCGGCCGCCGGCCGGGAGGCGGACGGTACGCACGGCGGCCCGGGCCGCCGTCGCGGGCTGCCTCAGCGGGCGCCGCCGTTGACGTACAGGGTCTGGCCGCTGACGTAGGAGGCGTCCTCGCTGGCGAGGAAGGCGACCACGGCGGCGACCTCCTCGGGTCGGCCGACCCGGCGCAGCGGGGTGCGGCCGGCGACCTCGGCCTGGTGCTCCTCGGGGGTCGCGCCGACCCGCTCGGCGGTCGCGGCGGTCATCGAGGTGGCGATGTAGCCGGGGGCGACGGCGTTCACGTTGACGTGGTAGGGGCCGAGTTCGATGGCCAGGGTGGCGGTGAGGCCCTGGATGCCGGCCTTCGCCGCCGCGTAGTTGGCCTGGCCGCGGTTGCCGAGCGCGGAGCGCGAGCTCAGCGACACGATCTTGCCGTACTTCTGGGCCACGAAGTACTGCTGCGCGACGTGCGCGCAGTTGTAGGCGCTGGTCAGGTTGACCGCGAGCACGGTGTCCCAGTCCTGCTTGGGCATCTTGAAGAACAGGTTGTCGCGGGTGATCCCGGCGTTGTTGACCAGGATGTGCACCCCGCCCAACTCCTCGACCACGGCGGCGAACAGGGCCGCCACCGCGTCGTAGTCGGCGACGTCGCACCCGTATGCCCGCGCGCTGCCGCCCGCCGCGGCGATCTCCTCCACGGTGCCCTTCGCGCGCTCCGCCGTGAGGTCGACCACGGCCACCGTCGCGCCCTCCTCGGCCAGCCGCCGGGCGGTGGCCGCCCCGATGCCCTGCGCGGCCCCGGTCACCACCGCGATCCTGCCGTCGAACCTGCCCATCGTCGCACTCCGTTCCTGAGGTTCCGTCATGTCCGTTGAGGGGGAAGGTGGTTCAGTCGCGCTCGACCAGGACAGCGGAGCCCTGGCCGACGCCGACGCACATGGTGGCCAGGCCGCGCCGGTCACCGGTGCGGCGCATCCGGTGCAGCAGGGTGGTGAGGATGCGGGCGCCGGAGCAGCCCAGCGGGTGGCCCAGGGCGATCGCCCCGCCGGAGGGGTTGACCAGCTCCGGGTCGATGCCCAACTCGCGCACCGAGGCCAGCGCCTGGGCCGCGAAGGCCTCGTTGAACTCGGCGGTGTGCAGGTCGGAGAGCTTCCAGCCGGTGCGCTCCAGCACCCGCCGGGTGGCCGGTACCGGGCCGACGCCCATCACGTCGGGGTGCACGCCCGCCGAGGCGCCCGCCACGTACCGGCCCAGCGGCTCCAACTCCAGGTCGCGCAGCGCCCGTTCGCTGACCAGCAGCAGCGCCGCCGCACCGTCGTTCATCGGCGAGGCGTTGCCCGCGGTGACCGTCCCGCCGGGGCGGAACACCGGCTTGAGGGCGGCCAGCTTCTCGGCGGTGGTGTCCGGCCGGATCGACTCGTCGCGGTCGACCGCCGTCCCGTCCGGGCGGACCACGGGCAGCAGTTCGGCGTCGAAGTGCCCCGACTCCCGGGCGGCGGCGGCCAGTCGGTGGCTGCGCAGCGCGAACGCGTCCTGCTCCTCGCGCCCGATCCGGTGGCGGGTGGCGACCTCCTCGGCGGTCTCGCCCATCGACAGCACGCCGTGCAGCTCGCGCATCCGCGGGTTGGTCAGCCGCCAGCCGAGCCGGGTGTCGAAGGTCTCCATCCGGTGCGGCAGCGCCTCGTCCGGGCGGGGCAGCACGAACGGGGCGCGGCTCATCGACTCGCAGCCGCCCGCGACGACGACGTCCGCCTCGCCGGAGCCGATCGCCCGGGCCGCGGTGGTGACGGCCTCCATCCCGGAGGCGCACAGCCGGTTGACGGTCGCGCCGGGGACGGTCTCGGGCAGCCCGGCCAGCAGGACCGCCATCCGGGCCAGGTTGCGGTTGTCCTCGCCGGCCTGGTTGGCGGCGCCCCAGTACACGTCGTCGATCCGCGCCGGGTCCAGCGCGGGCACGTCGGAGAGCAGCCCGCGCAGCACGGCCGCCGACAGGTCGTCGGGCCGGACGGCGGACAGCGCGCCGCGCAGCCGCCCGATCGGGGTGCGGCGGGCGGCGGCGATGAAGACCGGAAGCACTTCGTCGGGCTCCTTGTCGGTGGGGGAGGGGGTCAGAACGCGTTGACGCCGGTCAGGGAGCGCCCGATGAGCAGCTTGTGGATCTGGCTGGTGCCCTCGTAGAGGGTCATCACCCGGGCGTCGCGCAGGTACTTGCCGACCGGGTACTCGTCGATGAAGCCGTACCCGCCGAACACCTGGAGCGCGTTGTTCGCGCAGCGCACCGCCGCCTCGGAGGCGTACAGCTTGGCGACGGAGGACTCGGTGGCGAACGGCAGGCCGCGGTCGATCAGGTCGGCGACCCGCCAGGTCAGCAGCCGGGCCGCGTCCACGTCGACGGCGATGTCGGCCAGCAGCTCCTGCACCAGCTGGTGGTGGGCGATGGGCTTGCCGAACTGCTCGCGCTCCCCGGCGTAGCGCACCGCCGCCTCCAGGGCGGCCCGGGCGATGCCGACGCAGCCCGCCGCGACCGACATCCGGCCCTTGGCCAGGGCCGCCATCGCCACCGTGAAGCCCTTGCCGAGCTCGCCCAGGCGGGCGCCGTCCGGCACCCGGACCCGGTCGAGGGCCAGCTCGGCGGTGGCCTGCCCGCGCAGGCCCAGCTTGCCGTGTACCGGGGTGCGGGTGAGGCCGGGCGTGTCGGTGGGCACCAGGAAGGCGCTGACGCCGCGGTGCCCGGGTTCGCCGGTGCGGGCGAAGACCAGGGCGACGTCCGCCCACGTCCCGTTGGTGATGAACATCTTGGCGCCGGAGATCAGCCAGTGGTCGCCGTCGCGCTCGGCCCGGGTGGTCAGGTTCGCCGCGTCCGAGCCGGTGCCGGGCTCGGTCAGCGCGAAGCAGCCCAGCGCCTCGCCCGAGCACAGCCGGGGCAGCCAGTACCGCTTCTGCTCCTCGGTGCCGAAGGCGTGGACCGACTTGGCGACCAGCCCCAGCGTCACCGACACCACGCCGCGCACCGAGGAGTCGCCGCGGCCCAGCTCCTCCAGCACCAGGCAGTACGCCAGGTGGTCGCCGCCGCTGCCGTCGTACTCCTCCGGCAGGGTCAGTCCCAGGAAGCCCAGGTCGCCGAGCTTCTTGACGACGCCCAGGTCGATGGACTCCGCCCGGTCCCACCCGGCGGCGAACGGCACGATCTCCCGATCGGTGAACTCGGCCGCCAACCGCCGTACGGCGGCCTGCTCCTCGGTCAGTTCCAGGTCCACGCGGCGCCACCCCGAACAAGTCGACGATCCTGACGTTCCTGCGGTGCCGGTAAACTAGCACTGCAAGTTTTACGGTGACTGTAGCCCGCCCCGCCCGGAACCGGAAGAGCACCCGGCAGCCCCCCGCAGCCGTCCGCGGGCACCTGCGAGAATGACCCGGACCCCGCAGGCCCGCGCCCCCAGGAGGCGGAGATCGCCCGACCCCGCACCCCCCTGCTCAGCCGGGAACGCATCATCGCCGCCGCCCTCGCCCTGGTCGACGCCGAGGGCCTGGCCGCGCTCTCCACCCGCCGCCTGGCCGCCGAACTCTCGGTCAGCGGCCCCTCGCTCTACAACCACTTCGCCACCAAGGACGACCTGCTCGACGCCGTCGTCGACAGTGTGATGGGCGAGGTCGACCTCACCATGTTCGACGCGCCGGACGACTGGCGCACCGCCCTGCACGCCTGGGCCCGCTCCTACCGCGCCGCCCTCACCGCCCACCCCCACCTCGTCCCCGTCCTCGCCCAGGGTCCCGGCCGCCGCCCGCACGCCCTGCGGCTGGCCGACGCCGTCTTCGGCTGCCTGGTCGACGCCGGCTGGCCCCGCGGCCAGGCCACCCGGATCGGCGCCCTGATGCGCTACTTCGTCACCGGCTCCGCCCTCGCCTCCTTCGCGGCCGGCTTCCCCGACGACGCCAGCCTCTACGACGCCGCCGACTACCCCCACCTCGGCGACGCCCACCGCCTCGCCGAACACCGCCGCAGCATCGACGAGGGCGCCTTCGCCACCGGCCTCGACGCCCTCCTCGACGGCCTCGACCTGCGCTACCGCCGCCTGCCCTGAGCCCCCGGCCGCCCCGGACCGTCCCGCACCGGCCCGAGCCGCCGCCCGGCGGGAGCCGTCAGGGCCGCTGCCACCGGCTCCCGTGGTCGCGGCAGTCCGGCGAGCACCGGGCCGGCTCCGGCAGTTCCGCGTACCCGGACGGCGCCCGCGCCACCCGGCCGCATCAGCGTCCGGTACGGCCCCCGGCCCGCGGCTCCGACCCGCCCGTCGGGAACAGCGCCGTTCCCAGGGCCTCCAGCGCCCGCCGCACCTCGTCGGCCGGGTCGCCCGCGTGGTACGGGTGTTCGCTCGGCTCGATGCCGTCCAGGAACTCCTGGTAGCGCAGCGCGGAGTGCACGTGCGCCAGTGGCGCCGCCAGCTCCAGGGCCCGCTCCGGGTCGCTGCGCGGCGCCGGCGCCCGCCAGGCCGCGACCCAGCGCGCGCGGACGTCCGCCCAGCGCTCCGGCGACAGGAACGCGGCGGGCCGCAGCCCGTCCAGCGCCGGATGGCCCCAGACCGCGTCCGAGAAGTCCAGGACCGTGACCCGCTCGCCGTCGAAGCGCCAGTTGCCCGGGTGGAAGTCGCCGTGCACCAGGGTCAACGGCAGCCCGCAGTCGGCGAGTTCGGCCGCGATGGCGGGCAGCAGCCCGGCCAGCTCCAGCGCCTTCGCGTACTCCGCGTCCGTCAGCTCCGGCCGCAGCCGCTCCAGCAGCGCCGGGAAGCGGGCCGCCAGCGCGGCCGGGGAGCAGTCCGGCAGCTCGCCCGGGCCGTCCGCGGCGACCGCCGCCTGCACCGCCGTCCACCGGTCGAGCACGTCCAGCATGCCGTCGGCCGGTACGCCCCAGCAGTCCACCCCGGGCACGTCCGCGAGCAGCACCCGCCGGCCGTCCGCCGCGAGCACCCGCGGCACCAGCTCCGGGTCGGCCTTCCCCGCCCGGGCGATCACCGCCGCCTCCGGCACCGCGAACGGCGGGGTGCTCTTCAGCCACACCGGGCCGTCCCCGGTCGGGAACCGCGAGAGCGCCGACAGGTTCCAGCTCCGCACCTGCTCCACCGGCCCCCGCCTGGGCCGCCCCAGCGCCGCCAACTCGCCGTCGGCCCAGGCCCATTCCGCGTCCAGCCCGTCCGCCGACGCCCACCGCAGGCGCAGCGGGTGGCCCGCGTCCGGCACCGTCCCGGCCGCGGTCAGGGCCCCGGTCGGGCGCCGCTCCGCCACCGCCAGGTACACCGTCTCGCCGCCCCGGCCGCCCGCGCCGCCCGCCACCGAGAGCAGCCGCAGCACCGCCAGCGGCACCCCCGCCGCCGCCGAGGCCCGCGCCGCGACCTCCCCGACCTGCGCCCAGAACGGCGCGGCCGTGACGAACGGCCCCACCGCCCCGACGAGTTGGCCCTGCCACTCGACCACGACGGTCGCCGTCCGCTGCTCAGTCGTCTGCACCCGGGCATTCTCCGGACGGCACCGGGCCCGCGCCAGCGAATAAAGCGGAGAACCGCAGGCGGCGGGCCCGGTCGCCCCGAGGGGCCGGTCAGTCCGAGCTGTCCTCGAAGGGCCGGGAGAGCGAGAGCCCGAAGCGGCCCTCCTCGTCGGTCCACCAGTCGGTCAGGCGCAGACCGGAGGCGAAGAGCTCGCGTTCGACGCGTTCGCGGCGGAACTTCGCGGAGACCTCGGTGTGCAGTTCCTCGCCGGCCTCGAAGTGCACGGGCAGGCCGAGGTCGGCGACCTTGACGGTCTGGTCGCGCAGCGAGCGCAGCCGCATCTCGATCCACTCGTGCTCGGCGTCCCAGAGCGCCACGTGCTCGAACTGCCCGGGGTCGAAGTCGGCGTCCAGCTCGCGGTTGAGCACCGACAGCAGGTTGCGGTTGAACGCGGCGGTGACCCCGGCGGCGTCGTCGTAGGCGGCGACCAGGACGGTGGGCTCCTTGACCAGGTCGGTGCCGAGCAGCAGCCAGTCGCCGGGCATGAGCTGGGCCCGCAGGCCGGTCAGGAAGTCGTGGCGTTCGGCGGGCAGCAGGTTGCCGAGGGTGCCGCCGAGGAAGACCACCAGCCGGGGGCCGCCGCCGTCGGGCAGGCCCAGGCTCCGGGTAAAGTCGGACAGCACGGCGGAGACGTCCAGCCCCGGGTACTCGGCGATCAGCGCCTTCGCGGCGGACTCGAGGGCGCTCTCGCTGACGTCGACCGGGACGTAGCGCTCCAGGGTGCCCGCGGTGCGCAGCGCGTCGAGCAGCAGGCGGGTCTTCTCGGAGGAGCCGGAGCCCAGTTCGACCAGGGTGCGGGCCCTGGTGGTGGCGGCGATCGTGTCGGCGCGGGCGGCGAGGATCTCGCGTTCGGCCCGGGTCGGGTAGTACTCGGGCAGCCGGGTGATCTCCTCGAACAGCTCGGAGCCGCGGGCGTCGTAGAACCACTTCGGGGGCAGCCGTTTGGGTCGGCCGCCCAGGCCCTCGCGGACGTCCGCGCGCAGCGCGTGGTGCAGGTGGTCGGGGGGCAGCAGGCGGGTGAGCCGGTATCCGGTCATCGCGGGGCGTCCTCTCGAATGCGCGGGCCGACGGCGGCCAGCGGGGTCAGCGAGCTGCCGGCCGCGTCGGCCACCAGCAGGGTGCGGTCGGGGACTTCGGACCAGCCGGGCCCGTCGTCGAAGGGCTCGGAGGCGAGCAGCACCGAGCCGTCCGGGTCGCGGCGCTGGAACAGGGTGTCGCCCCACACCGTGGCGGCGAGCGAACGGCCGTCGGTGGCCAGCAGGTTGATCCGGGACCCGGCCGGTTCCGAGGCGAGCAGGCAGACCTCGGCCAGCGACTCGCCGAGTTCCCCGCCCGCGCGCAGCCGGTTCAGCACCAGGGCCCACAGCAGCGCCGAGTCGGTGCGCGCCTCCAGCTCCAGCAGCTCGGCGGCGGGCAGCAGCGCGGCCAGCGGGGCGAAGGCGCCCGGCCAGCCGGGCAGGGCGCCGTTGTGGCTGAACAGCCAGCGTCCGGCGGCGAACGGCGCGGCGGCCTGCGCCCCGGCGGCGCAGCCGGGGGTGGCGGAGCGGACGGCGCCGAGCACGGCGTGCGAGCTGACCACCCGGGCCAGGTCGGCGAGGTCGCCGTCGGCCCAGATCGGGCCCTCCCGCCGGTAGCGGGCCGGGCGTTCGTCGCCGGACGCGTACCAGCCGACGCCGTAGCCGTCGACGTTGACGGTGCCGTGGCGCTGCAGCCGGGGCGCCCAGGACTGCCGCAGCAGCCCGTACGGCGGGTCGAGCAGGACCGAGCGGATCGGGACCGGGCGCCCCAGGTAGGCGAAGTGGCGGCACATCAGGCGCGCGCCCCCGAGCCGTCGCGGCCCCAGCCGTCGCCCGAGCCGTCGCGGCCGGAACCGGCCCCGCCGCGGGGCCCGCCGGAGCCCGGACCGGCGCCGTTCCCGGTGCGGGGCTCGGCGTCGCGGGCGGTGCGGGGCTCGGCGTCGCGGGCGGTGCGGAAGCCGGCGAAGATCTGCCGCCGCACGGGGTAGTCCCAGTTGCGGAAGGTGCCCCGGCAGGCGACCGGGGCGACCGCGAACGAGCCGCCGCGCAGCACCTTGTACTCGGGGCCGAAGAACACCTCCGAGTACTCCCGGTACGGCCAGGCCGCGAACCCCGGGTAGCCGGTGAAGTCGCTGGCCGTCCACTCCCACACGTCGCCGATCAACTGCCGGGCGCCGTACGGCGACTCGCCCTCGGGGTAGGCGCCGACCGGGGCCGGGCGCAGGTGCCGCTGGCCGAGGTTGGCGTGCTCGGGGCCGGGCGCGGCGTCGCCCCACGGGAAGCGCCGGGAGCGGCCGGTGGCGGGGTCGTGCCGGGCGGCCTTCTCCCACTCCGCCTCGGTCGGCAGCCGCCGCCCCGCCCACCGGGCGTACGCGTCGGCCTCGTACCAGCTCACGTGCAGCACCGGCTCGTCCTCCGGCACCGGTTCGAGGTGGCCGAAGCGGCGGCGCAGCCACTGGCCGCCCTCCTGCCGCCAGAACAGCGGCGCCTCCAGGCCGGCCGACATCCGGTGCGCCCAGCCCTCGGGCGCCCACCAGCGCCGGTCCCGGTAGCCGCCGTCGGCGATGAAGCGCTGGTAGGCGCCGTTGGAGACCGGCGTGGTGTCGAGCCAGAACGCGGGCAGCTCGACCGGGTGGGCCGGGCGCTCGTTGTCCAGCGCCCACGGCTCGGTGTCGGTGCCCATGGTGAACGACCCGGCGGGGACCAGGACTTCGGCGGGCAGCGGGCCGGTGGCGGCGGGCGGCGGCGGGGCGTCCAGCACGGCCGGGCCGGTGCGCAGCTGGTGGGTGATCAGCATGGTCTCGTCGTGCTGCTGCTCGTGCTGGACGATCATCCCGAACGCGAACCCGGCGTCCAGCAGCGGCGCGCCCTCCAGCGGGGAGGCGGCCAGCAGGTCCAGCACCCGGCCGCGCACCTCGTGCGCGTAGGCGCGGGCCTCGGCGGGCGGTAGCAGCGGCAGCCGGGGGCGTTCGGCGCGCGGGTGCTCGAACGCGTCGTACAGCGGGTCGATCTCCGGGTGCAGCGGGTCGCGGCCGCCGACGTTGCGCAGCAGCCACAGCTCCTCCTGGTTGCCGATGTGCGCCAGGTCCCACACCAGCGGCGACATCAACGGCGAGTGCTGGGCGACGAGTTCGGCGTCGTCGACGGCCTCGGTGAGCTGGGCGGTGCGCTCCCGCGCGGCGAGCAGCTCGACGGCGATCAGGTCGCGCAGCAGCGCGGGGTCGGTCCGGTCGGCGTTCAGCACGGGGCGTCCTCCTGCCGTACGAAAGGGGTGGCGGTCAGCACGGGGCGTCCTCCTGGAGGACGGCGGCACCGGCGCGCAGGGCGGCCAGCTGGTCGTCGGCCGGGCAGCGGCCGCGGGCCGGGTAGCGCTCGGCGAACTCGACCAGGGGGGTGCGCAGTTCGCTGCCCCGGCGGGCCAGCGAGCGTTCGGCGGCGGCGAAGCACAGCAGGGCGGCGCGGCGCAGGTCCGGGTCGGCCATGCCGAGCGCGGCGGCGCGCCGCCACAGGCCCGAGCGCGGGGCGCGGCTGCCCGCGTGGCCGAGCCGCTCCAGCGCGGCGTGGGCCTCGTCGGCCGCCACCGGGTCGTCCAGCAGCGCGCTGACCAGGGCCAGCGGCACCCGCCAGCCCTCGCCGGGCTGGGCGTCCATCATCCGCAGCTCCAGGTACCCGTGCGGGCGCACCGGCGGGAACAGCGTGGTGCGGTGGTAGTCCAGGTCGGCCAGGGTGGCGGGCCGCTCGCCCGCGCCGCGCAGCCAGCCGCGGAAGGTCAGCCCGGCCGGCGCGTCCCACGGCACCCCGCCGGAGCGGCGCACGCACAGCAGCGCGGCGTCCAGCACGTACCGGGCCCAGGCGTCGCGCGGGTCGGCGGACGGCGGCGGGGCCAGCGTCCGGGAGGGGTCCATCCGGGACCAGACCAGCTGCCGGGTCGACTTCCAGCCGGTCGGACGGCCCTCCAGCAGCGGCGAGTTGGCGAAAGCGGCGACCAGTACCGGCCCCAAC
This is a stretch of genomic DNA from Kitasatospora fiedleri. It encodes these proteins:
- a CDS encoding DinB family protein; amino-acid sequence: MTQRTDTPPTWDERTQLVTFLDYARDTARAKCEGVSAEDARKAPLPSSPLMTLCGLISHLRWVEYYWFQVMFLGEEPAGPLTGATDDDPDPEMRTAVDIPLPRLLAEYEEQSARYRRLVSDHDLNSTARRSISDGRNVDLRWVILHLIEETSRHNGHLDVVRELVDGRTGA
- the fabG gene encoding 3-oxoacyl-ACP reductase FabG, whose translation is MGRFDGRIAVVTGAAQGIGAATARRLAEEGATVAVVDLTAERAKGTVEEIAAAGGSARAYGCDVADYDAVAALFAAVVEELGGVHILVNNAGITRDNLFFKMPKQDWDTVLAVNLTSAYNCAHVAQQYFVAQKYGKIVSLSSRSALGNRGQANYAAAKAGIQGLTATLAIELGPYHVNVNAVAPGYIATSMTAATAERVGATPEEHQAEVAGRTPLRRVGRPEEVAAVVAFLASEDASYVSGQTLYVNGGAR
- a CDS encoding thiolase family protein, which translates into the protein MLPVFIAAARRTPIGRLRGALSAVRPDDLSAAVLRGLLSDVPALDPARIDDVYWGAANQAGEDNRNLARMAVLLAGLPETVPGATVNRLCASGMEAVTTAARAIGSGEADVVVAGGCESMSRAPFVLPRPDEALPHRMETFDTRLGWRLTNPRMRELHGVLSMGETAEEVATRHRIGREEQDAFALRSHRLAAAARESGHFDAELLPVVRPDGTAVDRDESIRPDTTAEKLAALKPVFRPGGTVTAGNASPMNDGAAALLLVSERALRDLELEPLGRYVAGASAGVHPDVMGVGPVPATRRVLERTGWKLSDLHTAEFNEAFAAQALASVRELGIDPELVNPSGGAIALGHPLGCSGARILTTLLHRMRRTGDRRGLATMCVGVGQGSAVLVERD
- a CDS encoding acyl-CoA dehydrogenase family protein, with translation MDLELTEEQAAVRRLAAEFTDREIVPFAAGWDRAESIDLGVVKKLGDLGFLGLTLPEEYDGSGGDHLAYCLVLEELGRGDSSVRGVVSVTLGLVAKSVHAFGTEEQKRYWLPRLCSGEALGCFALTEPGTGSDAANLTTRAERDGDHWLISGAKMFITNGTWADVALVFARTGEPGHRGVSAFLVPTDTPGLTRTPVHGKLGLRGQATAELALDRVRVPDGARLGELGKGFTVAMAALAKGRMSVAAGCVGIARAALEAAVRYAGEREQFGKPIAHHQLVQELLADIAVDVDAARLLTWRVADLIDRGLPFATESSVAKLYASEAAVRCANNALQVFGGYGFIDEYPVGKYLRDARVMTLYEGTSQIHKLLIGRSLTGVNAF
- a CDS encoding TetR/AcrR family transcriptional regulator, which encodes MARPRTPLLSRERIIAAALALVDAEGLAALSTRRLAAELSVSGPSLYNHFATKDDLLDAVVDSVMGEVDLTMFDAPDDWRTALHAWARSYRAALTAHPHLVPVLAQGPGRRPHALRLADAVFGCLVDAGWPRGQATRIGALMRYFVTGSALASFAAGFPDDASLYDAADYPHLGDAHRLAEHRRSIDEGAFATGLDALLDGLDLRYRRLP
- a CDS encoding aminoglycoside phosphotransferase family protein, which encodes MQTTEQRTATVVVEWQGQLVGAVGPFVTAAPFWAQVGEVAARASAAAGVPLAVLRLLSVAGGAGGRGGETVYLAVAERRPTGALTAAGTVPDAGHPLRLRWASADGLDAEWAWADGELAALGRPRRGPVEQVRSWNLSALSRFPTGDGPVWLKSTPPFAVPEAAVIARAGKADPELVPRVLAADGRRVLLADVPGVDCWGVPADGMLDVLDRWTAVQAAVAADGPGELPDCSPAALAARFPALLERLRPELTDAEYAKALELAGLLPAIAAELADCGLPLTLVHGDFHPGNWRFDGERVTVLDFSDAVWGHPALDGLRPAAFLSPERWADVRARWVAAWRAPAPRSDPERALELAAPLAHVHSALRYQEFLDGIEPSEHPYHAGDPADEVRRALEALGTALFPTGGSEPRAGGRTGR
- the egtD gene encoding L-histidine N(alpha)-methyltransferase is translated as MTGYRLTRLLPPDHLHHALRADVREGLGGRPKRLPPKWFYDARGSELFEEITRLPEYYPTRAEREILAARADTIAATTRARTLVELGSGSSEKTRLLLDALRTAGTLERYVPVDVSESALESAAKALIAEYPGLDVSAVLSDFTRSLGLPDGGGPRLVVFLGGTLGNLLPAERHDFLTGLRAQLMPGDWLLLGTDLVKEPTVLVAAYDDAAGVTAAFNRNLLSVLNRELDADFDPGQFEHVALWDAEHEWIEMRLRSLRDQTVKVADLGLPVHFEAGEELHTEVSAKFRRERVERELFASGLRLTDWWTDEEGRFGLSLSRPFEDSSD
- the egtC gene encoding ergothioneine biosynthesis protein EgtC encodes the protein MCRHFAYLGRPVPIRSVLLDPPYGLLRQSWAPRLQRHGTVNVDGYGVGWYASGDERPARYRREGPIWADGDLADLARVVSSHAVLGAVRSATPGCAAGAQAAAPFAAGRWLFSHNGALPGWPGAFAPLAALLPAAELLELEARTDSALLWALVLNRLRAGGELGESLAEVCLLASEPAGSRINLLATDGRSLAATVWGDTLFQRRDPDGSVLLASEPFDDGPGWSEVPDRTLLVADAAGSSLTPLAAVGPRIREDAPR
- the egtB gene encoding ergothioneine biosynthesis protein EgtB, whose amino-acid sequence is MLNADRTDPALLRDLIAVELLAARERTAQLTEAVDDAELVAQHSPLMSPLVWDLAHIGNQEELWLLRNVGGRDPLHPEIDPLYDAFEHPRAERPRLPLLPPAEARAYAHEVRGRVLDLLAASPLEGAPLLDAGFAFGMIVQHEQQHDETMLITHQLRTGPAVLDAPPPPAATGPLPAEVLVPAGSFTMGTDTEPWALDNERPAHPVELPAFWLDTTPVSNGAYQRFIADGGYRDRRWWAPEGWAHRMSAGLEAPLFWRQEGGQWLRRRFGHLEPVPEDEPVLHVSWYEADAYARWAGRRLPTEAEWEKAARHDPATGRSRRFPWGDAAPGPEHANLGQRHLRPAPVGAYPEGESPYGARQLIGDVWEWTASDFTGYPGFAAWPYREYSEVFFGPEYKVLRGGSFAVAPVACRGTFRNWDYPVRRQIFAGFRTARDAEPRTARDAEPRTGNGAGPGSGGPRGGAGSGRDGSGDGWGRDGSGARA
- the egtA gene encoding ergothioneine biosynthesis glutamate--cysteine ligase EgtA; this encodes MTLRTELTEASAERHLGAICFKIGPPALVGVEAEWFVHDARCPGSPVDPDRVAAALAVLPDSADGPVLPAGSRLTREPGGQVELSSPPAADPARCAAGLSADQAALRAALATEGLRLTGSGTDPMDRERRMLADHPRYRAMGRYFDRGGPWGRIMMTGTASVQVCVDAGTEADCVERWRLTHELGPVLVAAFANSPLLEGRPTGWKSTRQLVWSRMDPSRTLAPPPSADPRDAWARYVLDAALLCVRRSGGVPWDAPAGLTFRGWLRGAGERPATLADLDYHRTTLFPPVRPHGYLELRMMDAQPGEGWRVPLALVSALLDDPVAADEAHAALERLGHAGSRAPRSGLWRRAAALGMADPDLRRAALLCFAAAERSLARRGSELRTPLVEFAERYPARGRCPADDQLAALRAGAAVLQEDAPC